From the genome of Campylobacter concisus:
AATGCTAGAAGATGAGATAAATAAGCTTCTAAATCAAGACTCCGCAAAGCTTGACAAGATCGATCTAAAGCTTAGTGTGAGTGCCTTTTTAAATCAAGAATTTATAAGAGAAGATAGACTACGACTTGAAATTTATAGGCGCCTTAGCAAGTGCAAAGAAGTGAGTGAGGTTTACGAGATACAAAGTGAGCTTGAGGATAGATTTGGCAAGATTGATCTTTTTACAAAGCAGTTTTTAGACGTCATTATCATTAAAATTTTAGCTCTAAAAGCTGGTATAAAAACAATCTCAAATAGTGAGCAAAACATACTAATAACAAAAAATGACGATGAAAAGATCAGGCTAAAGTCAAGTAGCAAGGATGATGACGATGTATTGGCTGAAATTTTGGTCTATCTAAGAAAGGATAAGAAGTGATAGATTGGGGTGTGAAGTATGCAGCGATTTACAGAAGTACAAAAGGTATGCTAAAACCAGTTGATGATATTGATTTTGTTGATATCGACTCACTTTATGGGCTAGAAAAACAAAAAGAAATTTTACTAAAAAATACTCTAAATTTTATAGATGGTAAGGATGCGAACCACGTGCTTCTTTGGGGTGAGAGAGGATGTGGCAAGTCAAGTCTCGTAAGGGCTGTTTTTACTAAGTTTTATAAAGCCGGACTTCGCATAATCGAGCTTGGATGCGAAGATCTAAAATACCTTGGCGACATCATCGACGAGATTAGAAAAAGTGAGTTTAAATTTATCATTTTTTGCGATGATCTAAGCTTTGAAAATGGTAGCAATGAGTATAAATTTCTAAAACCTATAATGGACGGCTCTATCCAAAAACCGCCAAAAAACGTCCTTTTATACGCTACGTCAAACCGCAGACATCTAATAAGCGAGTTTAAAAGCGAAAATAAAAACTCAGAGCTAATTGACGGCGAAATCCATTACAGCGATGCAGCTCAGGAGAAAATTTCTCTATCCGATCGCTTTGGTCTTTGGATCAGCTTTTATCAAGGCAACTACGATGAGTATCTAAAAATGGTTGATTTTTACTTTAAAGACTACGCAGGTGACAAAGAGGAGCTTCATACGCTTGCTAAAAATTTTGCAACACTTAGAGCCAGTAGAAGTGGCAGAACAGCAAAGCAGTTTTATCTTACTTTTAAAGAAAATTTAAAATGACTTCAACTGATCTATTTTTAACCTTATTTAATCATAAAAGCAGAAATTTGGATGAGCTAAAATGGCCAGGTGAGGGTACTTTTGAGGTTATTTTGGGTGCTATTTTAGTGCAAAATACCAACTGGAAAAACGTAGAAAAAGCTCTAAATAATCTAAAAAATGCAGGTAAAGATAGCTTGGATGGTATTTGCGCGCTTGAAAACAGTGAACTTGCCACGCTTATAAAGCCAAGTGGCTTTTACAATACAAAGGCAAAACGTCTAAAAATGCTCTGCCTAGCTATAAAAAATGAATTTGAGAGCTTTGAAAATTTTAAAGAAAACGCAAGTCGTGAGTGGCTCATAAGCGTAAAAGGTGTTGGAGCCGAGACTTGTGATGCGATACTGGCATATGCTTGTGGTAAGCAATATATGGTCGTTGATGCTTACGCGCTTAGGATAATGGCGTATTTTGACTATAATTTTGAGTGCTACGACGAGGCTGCTGAGTGGTTTAGTTCGCTTGATTATAATGAAATTTATAAATTTCTTGATAGCAAGAAATTTGACGAGACTGAAGTTTTAAAGCTCTATCACGCTCTTATTTTGGAGTTTTGCAAAGAGAATTTCAAAGGTAAAATTTTAAGCCAAAATGGCCAAAAAATATTAAGCAGCATTAAAAATTAAACTACTAATATGTAACAACTCTTTATAAATTTGCCAAAGGTTGGGGCTTTTTATAATCTATTTTAAAATTCTGTGCTAAATTTACACAAAATTTATCTTATTTAATTTAGGAGGAGTGATGATTTACGATAACATCGTTAAAACGATTGGTAATACACCTATTGTAAAGATAAAAACAGGTGCTGATGAAGCCGAAATTTACGTAAAATTAGAGTTTTTTAACCCAGGTGGCTCTGTAAAAGACAGGATCGCATTTAACATGATAACCAAAATGCTAGCTGACGGTACGCTAAAAGAGGGCGATACTATCGTTGAGCCAACGAGCGGAAATACTGGCATTGGTGTAGCGATGTGCGGTGCTGCACTTGGCTTTAAAGTGATACTTTGCATGCCAGAGAGCATGAGTATCGAAAGACGCAAAATAGTAGCTGCTTATGGCGCACAACTTGAGCTTACTCCAGCATCTGGTGGCATGAAAGCAGCGATCGCAAGAGCTACAGAGCTAGCAGCTCAGCCAAATCACGTAATGCTAAGCCAGTTTGAAAACAAGTATAACCCACAAGCTCACGAACTAACAACAGCAGCTGAAATTGTGGCTGATTTTAGTAAGCTTGATGCATTTGTAGCTGGCGTTGGCACAGGTGGTACAATAAGTGGTGTAGCAAAAATTTTAAAAGAAAAAGGCTATGATACTAAGGTCATCGCAGTAGAGCCTGAAGCATCGCCAGTTTTAAGTGGTGGCAACCCAGGACCGCATAAAATTCAAGGCATTGGAGCCGGATTTTTACCAAATACTATGAATATGAGCCTAGTTAGCGAAGTAGAAAAAGTAAGCAACGATGACGCACTAAACGCAGCTAGAGCAATCGCTAAAAGTGATGGACTCATGATAGGCATAAGTGGCGGTGCTGCTTACGTGGCTGCAAAAAGAGTAGCTAAAAGACTTGGCGCTGGCAAAAAAGTACTTTTCATAGCTCCAGATAATGGCGAAAGATACTTAAGTACAGAGCTTTACGGAGCATAAAAATATGTGGGAGAGTCTAAAGGAACTAGTTCAAACTGTTCGTGAAAAAGACCCATCGGTACATAAGTGTTGCTTTTTGGCAATACTTATAAATACCCCTGGTATTCATGCGGTTTTGTTTCATAAAATTTCTCATTTTTTATATAAAAAAGAGCATTTTTTTCTAGCTAGACTCATCTCGCAAATTGCAAGATTTTTAACGGGCATCGAGATCCATCCTGGAGCAAAGATCGGCAAGAGATTTTTCATAGATCATGGTATGGGTGTGGTTATAGGTGAGACAGCTGAGATAGGTGATGATGTAATGATGTATCATCAAGTAACACTTGGAGGCACTGGAAAAGAGTGTGGCAAAAGACATCCGACTGTAAAAAATGGTGTGACTATTGCAGCTGGCTCAAAGATACTAGGTGCCATAACGATCGGTGAAAATGCTAAGATCGGCGCAAACTCGGTCGTGCTAAAAAATGTCCCAGCAAACGCGACAGTCGTTGGTATACCAGCGAGAATAGTTCGAGTAAATGGGACAAAATTTGAACCAGAGTTTATTATCTAATCTTAA
Proteins encoded in this window:
- a CDS encoding cysteine synthase A, with the translated sequence MIYDNIVKTIGNTPIVKIKTGADEAEIYVKLEFFNPGGSVKDRIAFNMITKMLADGTLKEGDTIVEPTSGNTGIGVAMCGAALGFKVILCMPESMSIERRKIVAAYGAQLELTPASGGMKAAIARATELAAQPNHVMLSQFENKYNPQAHELTTAAEIVADFSKLDAFVAGVGTGGTISGVAKILKEKGYDTKVIAVEPEASPVLSGGNPGPHKIQGIGAGFLPNTMNMSLVSEVEKVSNDDALNAARAIAKSDGLMIGISGGAAYVAAKRVAKRLGAGKKVLFIAPDNGERYLSTELYGA
- a CDS encoding serine O-acetyltransferase, coding for MWESLKELVQTVREKDPSVHKCCFLAILINTPGIHAVLFHKISHFLYKKEHFFLARLISQIARFLTGIEIHPGAKIGKRFFIDHGMGVVIGETAEIGDDVMMYHQVTLGGTGKECGKRHPTVKNGVTIAAGSKILGAITIGENAKIGANSVVLKNVPANATVVGIPARIVRVNGTKFEPEFII
- a CDS encoding ATP-binding protein, with translation MIDWGVKYAAIYRSTKGMLKPVDDIDFVDIDSLYGLEKQKEILLKNTLNFIDGKDANHVLLWGERGCGKSSLVRAVFTKFYKAGLRIIELGCEDLKYLGDIIDEIRKSEFKFIIFCDDLSFENGSNEYKFLKPIMDGSIQKPPKNVLLYATSNRRHLISEFKSENKNSELIDGEIHYSDAAQEKISLSDRFGLWISFYQGNYDEYLKMVDFYFKDYAGDKEELHTLAKNFATLRASRSGRTAKQFYLTFKENLK
- a CDS encoding endonuclease III is translated as MTSTDLFLTLFNHKSRNLDELKWPGEGTFEVILGAILVQNTNWKNVEKALNNLKNAGKDSLDGICALENSELATLIKPSGFYNTKAKRLKMLCLAIKNEFESFENFKENASREWLISVKGVGAETCDAILAYACGKQYMVVDAYALRIMAYFDYNFECYDEAAEWFSSLDYNEIYKFLDSKKFDETEVLKLYHALILEFCKENFKGKILSQNGQKILSSIKN